A window of the Henckelia pumila isolate YLH828 chromosome 3, ASM3356847v2, whole genome shotgun sequence genome harbors these coding sequences:
- the LOC140888874 gene encoding uncharacterized protein, producing MSSASGVRASSDWAVKKLNFDLKAAAEERLLQLHEIEEFRNHSYENAKLYKEQTKNWHDKVLLKREFEPGQQVLLFNSRLRLFPGKLKYRWSGPFTVVKVHPYGAIELSCQDGQTFQVNGQRLKHYFGNEVQNMENVVLNEPA from the coding sequence ATGTCATCTGCCAGTGGAGTTAGGGCATCGAGCGATTGGGCAGTGAAAAAGCTGAATTTTGATCTGAAAGCTGCCGCTGAAGAGAGATTGTTGCAGTTACATGAGATCGAGGAGTTTCGTAATCATTCATACGAAAATGCCAAACTCTACAAAGAACAGACCAAAAATTGGCATGACAAAGTATTACTGAAGAGAGAATTCGAGCCTGGACAGCAAGTATTATTGTTTAATTCTCGTCTCAGActatttccaggtaagttgaAATATCGTTGGTCCGGTCCGTTCACCGTGGTGAAAGTGCATCCATATGGAGCCATTGAACTGAGCTGTCAAGATGGTCAGACATTCCAAGTCAATGGGCAGAGGTTGAAACATTACTTTGGCAATGAAGTGCAGAACATGGAGAACGTTGTGTTGAATGAGCCTGCGTAA